From the genome of Spinacia oleracea cultivar Varoflay chromosome 2, BTI_SOV_V1, whole genome shotgun sequence, one region includes:
- the LOC110793559 gene encoding uncharacterized protein — protein MGSSLSRTRGDSGVGTSGQRIPDSNCDWGSKCNCPNNEHSYSAEYKNNLYLAQKENTSTRNYLEEWFRKREVEPGEEVESKYDDRKPTPSDLRFFGEGDSDEEPSGSDSFDLVYVGECENENGDAVGSPGQLSSGYPSSKKGEKGKKSASASDDA, from the exons ATGGGTTCTTCTTTGTCTAGAACTCGAGGTGATTCTGGGGTGGGAACTTCTGGTCAAAGAATCCCCGATTCCAACTGTGATTGGGGATCCAAGTGCAACTGTCCCAATAACGAGCATTCCTACTCCGccgaatataaaaacaatctgtatttggcccaaaaagaaaatacgagtactcgaaactatttggaagaatggtttcggaagagggaagtggagccaggagaggaggttgagtcaaaatatgacgatcggaaacccactccctcagatctgcgttttttcggtgaaggagattccgatgag gaaccaagtgggtctgattcatttgatctggtgtatgttggagagtgtgaaaatgagaatggtgatgctgttgggtctccaggacaactttcatctggttatccctcctcaaagaaaggagaaaagggaaaaaaatcggcttcagcatctgatgatgcttag